A genomic region of Corticium candelabrum chromosome 6, ooCorCand1.1, whole genome shotgun sequence contains the following coding sequences:
- the LOC134181350 gene encoding uncharacterized protein LOC134181350 → MGRWCTIRSFLKQTEGLHDIGTRLLVAAGVSDEQPLDTQQLVKENCLLRDKIPGKNLMLTAYRCELMKRAGKTEDVDTFVWKCLPTLPPNRSFALNCVTSCNGTIVVSFWGRRELYTLAPGVETWQCYRSDHGQIRNVFSSQNNCYVYVVEGADKKIYSWNENDWHFVTDVPISMKNDMSVSLTADDNDHIYILGGENSKRDNSLAYVYDLKRNGCWQPLPDIPSVCYLASAFHFDNTCMQLEDAREMPKVSTLY, encoded by the exons ATGGGAAGATGGTGTACAATTCGCTCGTTCCTGAAGCAAACAGAAGGTCTGCATGACATCGGGACTCGACTGTTGGTTGCAGCTG GTGTATCAGACGAGCAACCATTGGATACTCAGCAGCTTGTGAAGGAGAATTGTCTGCTGAGGGATAAAATTCCAGGGAAGAATTTGATGTTAACAGCATATCGTTGTGAACTGATGAAAAGAGCCGGAAAGACTGAG GATGTTGATACATTTGTTTGGAAATGTTTACCAACTTTACCACCGAACCGATCGTTTGCACTCAACTGTGTGACATCTTGCAATGGTACTATTGTTGTCAGCTTCTGGGGCCGGAGAGAACTATATACGCTAGCTCCTGGTGTCGAGACATGGCAGTGTTACAGAAGTGATCATGGTCAGATCAGAAATGTATTCAGCTCACAGAATAATTGCTATGTGTACGTCGTAGAGGGAGCTGACAAGAAAATCTACAGCTGGAATGAGAACGATTGGCACTTTGTTACTGACGTACCAATTTCTATGAAAAATGACATGAGCGTTTCCCTAACTGCTGATGATAATGATCATATCTACATACTGGGTGGGGAAAATAGCAAACGCGACAACAGCTTAGCGTATGTATATGATCTGAAAAGGAATGGCTGCTGGCAGCCATTGCCGGATATCCCATCTGTCTGTTACCTTGCCTCGGCATTTCATTTTGACAATACTTGTATGCAGCTGGAGGACGCACGAGAAATGCCAAAAGTCAGCACTCTGTACTAA
- the LOC134180752 gene encoding uncharacterized protein LOC134180752 encodes MHTTYYVLLFSCLPVICFREQLLTYIPSTSSVERTINHHHDVVLQSENDTMLPTIVIMAQKTVDKVFPKAKDRGDEEHGNTLFVHLASTIGVLIVKHIVPRLSWSLIVAKLFAMWLELWSKFVNDDTIEMQRDLTDDPKAVSGPSQCTEMAKRQDDGKL; translated from the exons ATGCATACTACGTATTATGTCCTACTTTTCTCCTGTCTACCAGTTATCTGCTTTCGAGAACAATTACTGACGTATATTCCCAGTACAAGTTCTGTTGAAAGGACAATAAATCATCATCATGATGTCGTACTACAAAGTGAAAACGACACAATGCTACCAACTATTGTGATTATGGCGCAAAAAACCGTTGACAAAGTATTTCCAAAAG CTAAAGACAGAGGTGATGAGGAACACGGCAACACTTTGTTCGTGCACTTGGCTTCTACCATAGGGGTTCTCATAGTGAAGCATATTGTTCCAAGGTTGAGTTGGTCTTTGATTGTTGCTAAACTGTTTGCAATGTGGCTGGAATTGTGGTCAAAGTTTGTGAATGATGACACCATTGAAATGCAAAGGGATCTCACGGATGACCCTAAAGCAGTTTCAGGACCAAGTCAATGTACTGAAATGGCAAAACGACAAGATGATGGTAAGCTGTAG
- the LOC134181390 gene encoding uncharacterized protein LOC134181390: MGTRASSVSLRWLWARTSSGQPGGISQPRRLDLALLPRQLLKAGSAGVACGLVIRCYRKQPKESKRIMYYSLASAAASTVIGGVYAVAARRHNTASFIYSFPLSAGVSAAVVTAVFLSCRTVLCHREVIADVTERWNVSSYFHLSYRLSVASGVVTGFFVSAFTFQRARDVLFTCMLGGCLGIVGQLSYDAINAWRRKKAMELYYQDGVESVNLVASECVDSDVAVRDDETGGRVWGQSIVKMAESKSYAGQLREKICKLEDAIQVEQDVIDELCSRIDQQTDFLEYQTTGE; the protein is encoded by the coding sequence ATGGGAACACGAGCATCATCTGTCTCCCTTCGATGGCTATGGGCTCGTACGAGTAGTGGTCAACCTGGTGGCATCTCTCAACCGAGACGGCTCGACTTGGCTCTTCTTCCTCGACAACTATTGAAAGCAGGAAGTGCTGGTGTTGCATGTGGCCTCGTTATTAGATGTTACAGAAAACAGCCCAAAGAGAGCAAAAGAATTATGTACTATAGTTTGGCATCGGCGGCTGCTTCCACAGTGATAGGAGGCGTATATGCTGTGGCAGCAAGACGACACAATACAGCATCGTTTATTTACTCGTTTCCCTTGTCAGCTGGTGTTAGTGCTGCTGTGGTGACTGCTGTGTTTCTCAGTTGTCGAACTGTTTTGTGTCATCGTGAAGTCATTGCTGATGTCACAGAAAGATGGAACGTTTCTTCCTACTTTCATTTGTCATATCGATTGAGTGTTGCCTCGGGTGTGGTGACTGGATTTTTTGTGTCTGCATTTACATTTCAAAGAGCGAGAGATGTGCTCTTTACATGTATGCTTGGTGGCTGCTTGGGGATCGTAGGACAGCTCAGTTATGATGCCATCAATGCTTGGAGACGAAAAAAGGCAATGGAATTGTATTACCAAGATGGTGTTGAATCTGTCAATCTTGTAGCTAGTGAGTGTGTAGACAGTGATGTTGCTGTTCGAGATGATGAAACTGGGGGACGAGTGTGGGGTCAGTCGATTGTCAAGATGGCAGAGAGCAAGTCATATGCAGGGCAACTGAGAGAGAAAATTTGTAAGCTGGAAGATGCAATACAAGTGGAACAGGATGTCATAGATGAATTATGCAGCAGAATAGATCAACAGACTGATTTTTTGGAGTATCAGACTACTGGAGAATAA